A single region of the Pseudomonas sp. VD-NE ins genome encodes:
- the flhA gene encoding flagellar biosynthesis protein FlhA — protein sequence MDRSQLFNTARTNVADLSRGNLGVPLLLLVMLAMMMLPVPPFLLDVFFTFNIALSIVVLLVCVYALRPLDFAVFPTILLVATLLRLALNVASTRVVMLHGQDGHAAAGKVIQAFGEVVIGGNYVVGIVVFAILMIINFVVVTKGAGRISEVSARFTLDAMPGKQMAIDADLNAGLIDQNQAKARRQEVAQEAEFYGSMDGASKFVRGDAIAGLLILFINLIGGMAVGIFQHNMSFGDAGRVYALLTIGDGLVAQLPSLLLSTAAAIMVTRASGSEDMGKQINRQMFASPKALAVAAGLMAVMGLVPGMPHFSFLSMAALAAGGAYLFWKKQNVAKVVALEEVKRQQELLPSPARAMETKELGWDDVTPIDMIGLEVGYRLIPLVDRNQGGQLLARIKGVRKKLSQDLGFLMPTVHIRDNLDLAPSAYRLTLMGVILAEAEIYPDRELAINPGQVYGTLNGINAKDPAFGLEAVWIEISQRAQAQSLGYTVVDASTVVATHLNQILYKHSSELIGHEEVQQLMQLLAKSSPKLAEELVPGVVSLSQLLKVLQALLAEHVPVRDIRSIAEAIANNAAKSQDTAALVAAVRVGVSRAIVQSIVGTESELPVITLEPRLEQILLNSLQKAGQGSEEGVLLEPSMAEKLQRSLIEAAQRQEMQGQPVILLVAGPIRAMLSRFGRLAVPGLHVLAYQEIPDNKQVTIVATVGPNG from the coding sequence GTGGATCGCTCTCAGTTATTCAACACTGCTCGCACGAATGTTGCCGACCTCAGTCGAGGCAATCTGGGCGTGCCGTTGTTGCTGCTGGTCATGCTGGCCATGATGATGTTGCCGGTGCCGCCGTTCCTGCTCGACGTGTTCTTTACCTTCAACATCGCGCTGTCGATCGTCGTCCTGCTGGTCTGCGTGTATGCGCTGCGGCCGCTGGATTTCGCTGTGTTCCCGACGATTCTGCTGGTCGCGACGTTGTTGCGGCTGGCGTTGAACGTGGCTTCGACGCGGGTGGTGATGCTCCACGGTCAGGACGGCCACGCCGCGGCCGGTAAGGTGATTCAGGCCTTCGGCGAGGTGGTGATCGGCGGTAACTACGTGGTCGGTATCGTGGTCTTCGCGATCCTGATGATCATCAACTTCGTCGTAGTGACCAAGGGTGCCGGGCGGATTTCCGAGGTGAGCGCGCGGTTCACCCTCGATGCGATGCCCGGCAAACAAATGGCGATCGACGCCGACCTCAACGCCGGTCTGATCGACCAGAACCAGGCCAAGGCGCGCCGTCAGGAAGTCGCCCAAGAGGCCGAGTTCTACGGTTCGATGGACGGTGCCAGCAAGTTCGTCCGTGGTGACGCCATCGCCGGCCTGCTGATTCTGTTCATCAACCTCATTGGCGGCATGGCCGTCGGTATCTTCCAGCACAACATGAGCTTCGGCGATGCCGGTCGGGTTTATGCCTTGCTGACCATCGGTGACGGTTTAGTGGCGCAATTGCCATCACTGTTGTTATCGACAGCAGCAGCGATCATGGTGACCCGTGCTTCCGGTTCGGAAGACATGGGCAAGCAGATCAATCGTCAGATGTTCGCCTCGCCGAAAGCGCTGGCGGTGGCGGCCGGTCTGATGGCGGTCATGGGCCTGGTGCCGGGCATGCCGCACTTCTCGTTCCTCAGCATGGCGGCGCTGGCTGCGGGTGGCGCGTACCTGTTCTGGAAGAAGCAGAACGTCGCCAAGGTCGTGGCGCTGGAAGAGGTCAAGCGTCAGCAGGAACTGCTGCCGTCGCCGGCCCGCGCCATGGAAACCAAAGAGCTGGGCTGGGACGACGTGACGCCAATCGACATGATTGGTCTGGAAGTCGGCTATCGCCTGATTCCGCTGGTGGACCGCAATCAGGGCGGGCAGTTGCTGGCGCGGATCAAGGGTGTGCGCAAGAAGCTCTCGCAGGATCTGGGCTTCCTGATGCCGACCGTGCACATCCGCGACAACCTCGATCTGGCGCCCAGCGCCTATCGCCTGACCCTGATGGGTGTGATCCTCGCCGAAGCCGAGATCTATCCGGATCGCGAACTGGCGATCAACCCGGGCCAGGTCTACGGCACGCTCAACGGCATCAACGCCAAAGATCCGGCTTTCGGCCTGGAAGCGGTGTGGATCGAAATCAGCCAGCGTGCCCAGGCTCAATCCCTCGGTTACACGGTGGTGGATGCCAGCACCGTGGTCGCGACCCACTTGAACCAGATTCTGTACAAGCACTCCAGTGAGCTGATCGGCCACGAGGAAGTGCAGCAACTCATGCAATTGCTGGCCAAAAGCTCGCCGAAACTGGCTGAAGAGCTGGTGCCGGGCGTGGTGTCGCTGTCGCAACTGCTCAAAGTGCTGCAAGCGTTGCTCGCCGAACACGTACCGGTGCGCGACATCCGCAGCATCGCCGAAGCCATCGCCAACAACGCCGCGAAGAGTCAAGATACCGCCGCGCTGGTGGCTGCTGTGCGCGTCGGCGTATCCCGCGCCATCGTCCAAAGCATTGTAGGCACTGAGTCGGAGCTGCCTGTGATCACCTTGGAACCAAGGTTGGAACAAATATTGCTCAATAGTCTGCAGAAGGCAGGACAAGGCTCGGAAGAGGGCGTTCTGCTGGAGCCAAGCATGGCCGAGAAGCTGCAGCGTTCGCTCATCGAAGCGGCGCAGCGTCAGGAAATGCAAGGTCAGCCGGTGATCCTTTTGGTCGCCGGCCCGATCCGCGCGATGCTCTCGCGCTTTGGCCGCCTCGCAGTCCCTGGATTGCATGTGCTGGCCTACCAGGAAATACCGGACAACAAGCAAGTGACCATCGTTGCGACAGTAGGGCCCAACGGCTGA
- a CDS encoding DUF6124 family protein translates to MIKPTPNPPETDPTSPYESLDSKKLNEAADRALDHYLCPPGSTPPPRKTRRMYAVTADFKNEELLADASETLASARTIAHDFAHLIPASQRRTLLGIAQLIMLGELAVNRVMDNLELPQ, encoded by the coding sequence ATGATCAAACCAACACCCAACCCACCCGAAACCGACCCCACCTCCCCCTACGAATCCCTCGATTCAAAAAAACTCAACGAAGCCGCCGACCGCGCCCTCGATCACTACCTCTGCCCACCCGGCTCCACCCCACCGCCACGCAAAACCCGCCGGATGTACGCCGTTACCGCCGACTTCAAAAACGAGGAACTGCTGGCCGATGCCAGCGAAACACTCGCCTCAGCCAGAACCATTGCCCATGACTTCGCCCACCTCATACCCGCGTCACAGCGACGGACGTTGTTGGGGATCGCGCAATTGATCATGCTCGGCGAGCTGGCGGTGAATCGGGTGATGGATAATCTGGAGTTGCCGCAGTAA
- a CDS encoding DUF6124 family protein, whose protein sequence is MIKPTPNPPETDPTSPYESLDSKKLHEAADRALDHYLCPPGSTPPPRKTRRMYAVTADFKNEELLADASETLASARTIAHDFAHLIPASQRRTLLGIAQLIMLGELAVNRVMDNLELPNQT, encoded by the coding sequence ATGATCAAACCAACACCCAATCCACCCGAAACCGACCCCACCTCCCCCTACGAATCCCTCGATTCAAAAAAACTCCACGAAGCCGCCGACCGCGCCCTCGACCACTACCTCTGCCCACCAGGCTCCACGCCACCACCGCGTAAGACCCGCCGGATGTACGCCGTCACCGCCGACTTCAAAAACGAGGAACTGCTGGCCGATGCCAGCGAAACCCTCGCCTCGGCCAGAACCATCGCCCATGACTTCGCCCATCTCATACCCGCGTCGCAGCGCAGGACGCTGTTGGGTATCGCGCAATTGATCATGCTGGGAGAGCTGGCGGTGAATCGGGTGATGGATAATCTGGAGTTGCCGAACCAGACCTGA
- a CDS encoding DUF6124 family protein has translation MIKPTPNPPETDPTSPYESLDSKKLHEAADRALDHYLCPPGSTPPPRKIRRMYAVTADFKNEELLADASETLASARTIAHDFAHLIPASQRRTLLGIAQLIMLGELAVNRVMDNLEVPQ, from the coding sequence ATGATCAAACCAACGCCAAACCCACCCGAAACCGACCCCACCTCCCCCTACGAATCCCTCGATTCAAAAAAACTCCACGAAGCCGCCGACCGCGCCCTCGATCACTACCTCTGTCCACCCGGCTCCACGCCACCGCCACGCAAAATCCGCCGGATGTACGCCGTCACCGCCGACTTCAAAAACGAAGAGCTGCTGGCCGATGCCAGCGAAACCCTCGCCTCAGCCCGAACCATCGCCCATGACTTCGCCCACCTCATACCCGCGTCGCAGCGCAGGACGCTGCTGGGGATCGCGCAGCTGATCATGCTGGGGGAACTGGCGGTGAATCGGGTGATGGATAATCTGGAGGTGCCGCAGTAG